From the genome of Brassica oleracea var. oleracea cultivar TO1000 chromosome C4, BOL, whole genome shotgun sequence:
AGGAACAAAATGAACAATTGAAGCAAAAAAAAAATCTTTTTTTTTACGAGGAACAAAATGAACAAAAATTCTTTTTTTCTTTCAATTCCTCAAATAAAATTTTATTTTTCATTTTGTTCATTTTTCCATTCTTCTAGTGGTCACCAATTCAAGCAAAAAAAATATAAAATACACATTTCGCACTTAACCTATCGCTTTAAAATCTGTATAAATCGGAATCTACAGATTACTATAAATCTAAAACCTATAGAAATCGAAATTTACACATTACTATAAATCTAAAAACCTGTAAAAACCGAGTTTTACAGATTTACTGTATTCTTCGAATAAAAATAATTAGTTCCGGAAAATATATGAAGAAAATATTTAGAAATATTCAGTTTCCAAATATGAAAAAACGATTTTTCAGAAAAATGAAGAAAATAATCATTTTTTATTTGAGGATTTAAATGTTTTCTTTTATTTTAATTACTTTAATTATTTATTTTGTTTTAATATTTAACAATTGTTTTGGTAATTGTAATTTTGAATTTATAATTGAAATTAAGGACATTATTGTCATTTTAAAAATAATTAGCCTAATGAAACATAAAGTATATGAGATTAGTCTACTATGACATAGTTATCATTTTTTGGCTTAAGAAAATAATTTTTCCCATACAAGAAACCGAAAAAGAAAAAGAGCGAAGATGAAACTTGAAAAGATTGTTATATGTGATCTCCATTTTCTTAACTTTGTCGAATCTTTTCCAATGGACAGAGATGTATACTATTTCGGTGATACGTAGTTGAAACTTTTGAACTATTCCTCTAGCTTACGTATAGGACTTATTCAAAAGATAGCACATGTTTCTTCTACGTACAGTATTACCTAATTTGTTGGTCGATTAACACAAAGATTAATTTATCTCTTTTGGTCGAAAAGATTAATTTATCTTGAGTGCATATGTAATTGACTTTGGAGTTTCACAAATTTACTGTAAATCTCAAAAGTAATCTAAGATATGGTTTGTAGATATGAGTCTATCTATAAAACTCATTTGAATATCTAAAAACAAAGTCTATTTGTGAACTGCACCTTCCATTCTGGATTAATATAGGTCCTTGCATAAATTTGGAATTCCCCAGATTAATAACAAAAAGTCATGAATCTTCGGTCAGAAAAAAAAATTATGAATCTATAATAACACAAGAAACTATGGGGTTGTCTTTTTGTTGGACCGACTAATATTCAAACACAATGATGATGAGAGGTTTATTAAATGCACATGTGACATATCGACCACGATAGTAAATACTATTTGCAATTCATCTCAATATTTTTCTGTAAAATGGAAATATTATATTATAAAAATGAGTTTTATTTTAAAATATGATTTTATAATAGAGTTTTTATATTTATATGAAAATATAGAATATTGCTATTTTTTGTCTCTATATCTAAAAGTAAAACAAAATATTTCTTTATACTTATTCTAAACATAAATAAATTATATTATATAGGTACAGATTGGAAGAAAAGCCTATATAATAAAGTTCATCTATTTTCTTTTTAAAATATAGAAAAACGTAGATAAGAGTTGGAAATGCATTAATATACATGTATATAATACAATGACTACTTATATCATAACTCTACGTATCGTTCAGATTATCAAATAACTATTATATTTACACTGGATTAGAGTGCATGTATATTTGAAATCTATAATTCATTTCTATGATTTAAGAAAAAAATTAAACAAAATAAAAACAAAATCATACTACTTGCAAACAAATTGTATGTATATATATTTTGGAAAATTTTCATGTTTACCATTTTCTTTGTGCTAGTATTCATGTTTACCGTCATTAAATACACATTTTCAAAAATATCTTCTTCATTAAATGAAAAAGAACTCTTATATTCTTATTCTTTATATATATAATAAATAAATATTTAAATAAATAAATAAAATAATTATGTTTTCGAATTATATTTTTCCAAATTTGAACTTTTTTATAAATTTTTTTTTTGAATTTTTTTTTTTCGATTTTGTTTTCCAAAATTTCCTTTTGAAAATTATTTTTGAAATTATTTTTTTAAATTTATATATGTTTAAGTATTTATTTATATATTTATTAAAATCCTAAATTTTACATTTCAAAAATCATATCCAACCCCTCAACTCTAAACCCTTCAGATTAGTTAACCCTAAAATCATAAATATTTTTTACTTTTCATTAAAACTGAGGGTAAAATTGGTTAGTGTAAACATGAAAAGTGATATTATGAATGTGGTATTTTTGTTATTCATTAGTTTCATATTGTTTTTTATTTTGTTTACATAATTATACATTTCCTTATATTAATTATAATAATAATTTATTACTATTTATTACTATTTATTCCTTTTATTTACTTATATATTTCAGTATATTTTCTATATGTTTTGTTAATTCTGGCTGTTTATTAGGAACTACTATTAAATCTATTTTCTAGTAAAATCTAACACCAAAATACTAACAAATGAATATGCTAAATATAAAAATATATAATTTGCAAACTACTAGTATAAATTTTAGTAAAATATGAAAATATATTTAAAACTAGTAATTAATTGTATAGTTTTATATTTAATAATGAATTAATTTTTACCTTAGTTTTAAATATATTTTTTATATTTATATTAACAGTGTATCAAAATTGGAGACATCAATTCTTAAACTTTATATGATAGGAAGTGGATTACTTTCACATAAATTGGAAATTTTAAAAAAATTGATAAATTAACAAGTATATTTATAGATTTTCACAAAATAGTAAATATATAATATGTATATTTATCAAATAAAATAAATGTTAATACAGAAATGCCTTGAATAAATTTCACATTTGGTTATATAACTATTTTCAAAGATATTACTAAATTAAGTTATAATAGTATTATTGATTTTTTTAATATAATTATTAGAGAGCTAGACAGATATATCAATACTATTAAAGCAGAATCCCTATTAAGATTATGCCCTTAATTTATATAGATATTTACAATGTCATGTCATTCTTATTTTTGGAATATTTTAAATTATTTTCGCCAACTATATATTCACTTAATCATAAATAAAATTTTTTAGACAAATCACATTGCAGTCATTCTTTAATTTGAGCTTACCAAAATTAATTAAACATTTGGTATAATTTATTTCATTATCCACGACTATTATTTACTCTTTCTATTTCTATTAAATAATGCGGAAAAAGTAGAAGGCAGTGATGAAGCTGAAGTTCTTAAAACAACATATCATCAGAAACTGCAACACTCTATAGATGATGGTATCATATTAGGTAATTGGATTAGAGAATCATGAAAAATATTTTGAACATCATACTCTTATATTTTTTTAATAAATATTCACATCATATTTTAACAAATCACGAAAAACGTTGAACGTCCCCATGATTAAACAATGGATTTACAAATTTGAACTATGTAGTGCATTTAACATAACTGGTTAGACTTATTCATCAAAAAAATCTACGTCAAAATTTTGGAGAGTTTATTCAAGTTACTATTTTGTTATGGCATATATCATCTAAATAGAAGATATGTTGTGTTTTTCAGGTATATATCCTCACATATATAATTTAAAAATATATGTTCCATTTTTTTCATTTCTTTGATTAAAATATAATCTTTAAAAATATGAGACATGGTTGAACGATGGATTATCACATTTCAGTTTTAAATTATTTAATATGGAACGGGTTAACTAAACGGATTACAAAAAATTTTGATTTCGATATAATACTATATATAAACATACTATATCTATGAAATATTATATCAAAATATATGATATCTATAAAATATTATAAATTAACATAATATATATTAAACGTACAAGTAATTTATGTTAGAACATAACATATAAAACTAAAATATTAAAATTTATGGTAAAAATATTTAATATATGTGAGAACATAACATATAAAACTGTAAGAATTTTTTTCTAATCCTTTTCTTAAAATTACACTTCACAAACCTAAACAATGAACCGCATTACAAAGTTTACCTTATTTACAAATTTAAGATCAAAAACTCAATTTTTAACGTAGTAATAAAACATATCTCTCATATTTCAAAAATAATTTCCTATCTAAATTTTAAATATTTTCTTCAAAACTCAACATCTTAGATTCTCTAGAAATTATAATTAAAATAAATCATTTTCACAACTTTATTTGAAAATCAGTTACAAAATTGTTTTAAAATTAAGTACATAAAATATAGTTTTCTTTAAATAATTTTTTTGTCAACGATAAAATTATCCCACGCTTTTAAAGCGCGGGTCAAAATCTAGTAATATAGTTATTATTAGTAGAGGGAGTAGTATCTTACATTACAAGTAATAAAAATACTATGAACAATTATAATGAACATTAGAATAGTCAATTTAGGGTTTGCCCACCCAAAAAGGATGCAACCTCCACCCAATTTAATCACTTCGGACAGCAAATTATGTTAAATGAACAATAAATTCGTATATCTGTCTCTCCTATAAACTACCCACTCTCTCACACACGAATCATCATTCATCAGTTTATATAACACTCTCACGTACAAATCCACAGATTCAAATCAAAACCATTTCTTCATCATCACACCACATCATGGCCATTGCACGGTGGCTCAACCAAACCGTAGGCCTCTTCGTCTTCTTCTTACTCGACATTTTAGATTTCTTACTTTGTTTTACTTACAAGACGTTAGATTTCTTCTTCGAATCCGAATGGAAACCCTGTTATTGCTCTTCTCCACTCGAGGCACAAGCCAAGACCAGGAAGATCATAGTGTCCGAACGAGGAGAGTACTCAAAAGTTGTGTCTATGACAAGAACTAAGATCCATTTCGACGAGATCTCAGACACACTTTACTCACGTGGTCCTTCGCTTCTAATGAGGCTCTCTAAGCTCGTGAGTTCCGTGAAATGCTTTAATTACAAAGGCGTGATCATGAGAGGCAGTGTGGTGGAATCTTGTGATCATAATTATGAGTCTAAGAAGAAGATTTCTAGTGGTAACAAAAAGAGATTAATGACTTTGAATTCTACGGTCGTTGAGAAGTCTCCGACAACACCAAGATGGTCAGATTGTAATTGCAGCTTTTGCACTTCTTGGCTTTCTCCTTCCAACAAAGATTCTCTATTTGTCAAAGTTCAACAACCTAAAGGTAAAATTAAATCCATTATTTCCAAATTCATACAACTATTTGTATTTTTACGCATTCAGGAAAATTGAATGTTTGGTTACCTTAAATTCTTGCGAGAAGAAAGTTGGTTCGCTGTTATAAAATAGTAGTAACATGAGCTCAAGACAATAAAATCACCATTTACACTTTTTAAAAAAAGAAGCAAACATAATTCCTTCATTTCATATTAAATGATGTTTTTACGTAATGCATATTAGTTGTTTTCTCAAGACAACAAGAAGTAACTGAGTGTTTACTATAAAGTCAATTAGGGAAAACAAAAACATATTTTGTAATTCGAAAGCAAAACTTTATTTAAAAGAAAACAAATGTTAAAGACAATTGTTGACTAAGACATCAATTAATATGACTATTTTACGAAAACAGAGTACTTACAAGAATTATAACACTGATCGTCGTTTAGTATTTTTGTTATAATAGAAGGGTTTTGAATTGTTTTGAGTCTAATAAATAAATATTATTGTCGTCAGCAACCCATACACTAGAAGCTTTCTTAATAATTTTGGGGAATATTTATGTGCAGATAATAAGAAGGCAAGAGACAACGTTTTGTTCATACATGGCTTCTTATCATCATCCTCCTTTTGGACCGAGACTCTCTTCCCAAACTTTTCTGATTCAGCTAAATCTAATTATAGGCTCATCGCAGTCGATCTTTTGGGTTATGGAAGAAGTCCAAAGCCAAACGACTCGTTGTATACACTAAGAGAACATTTAGAGATGATTGAGAAATCGGTGATCGCTCAGTATAAACTCAAAAAGTTTCACATAGTGGCTCACTCTTTAGGCTGTGTTTTGGCTCTTGCCCTCACCGTTAAACACCCTGGAGCTATCAAGTCCCTCACTCTCTTGGCTCCGGTAAGTCAGTTATACATATTTACTTTTAACAATTCTCTATTTTTAGAAATCAAAGGATCATGACTAGAAATGTCTTATATCATTTTATATATTTGTAAGGTTCATTCTCATTTGTGGCATAATATTTTAATAGGTATTTCATGTTTTAGTTGTCTATAGTAAAGCCGTTAAAGGAAAGCTGTCTATAGTAAATATGGAAGGGAGAATTTAAGCTAAAGCTTTCTTGAAAATAGAAAAGGAAACATAAGTCTATTAGTAGAACCAAAATCGGAATACGGGTGATTTCAGTTCGGTGTATAAATTTATCCCCGGTTTAAGAAATGTAGTAACCAGATTGATGATGAACCTACTTTTAATTTGTGTTGTATGATTTTTTTTCTTACAAAAATTTGGTAATAGGAGTGATATACACCTTTTTTTTTCAAAAAAGAAAAATACACCTTTTTGTCCGTGCATAGTTGGGTTTTACTGTTTTAGAAAGTGTATCAACCAAACCAAAAATGAACAGTTTTGTATGATTTCGTTTTCAGTACAAACTCTGTTTTCTCAACGTAGTTATGGCAGTAATTATATATGAATATTTTGGTAAACTAAATGAAGTCGTATAATATTGGCAGCCATTTTACAAGGTGCCAAAGGGAGTAAATCCGGCGCAATACGTGATGAGGAAAGTGGCTCCTAAGAACATTTGGCCACCGATGCAGTTTGGTGCATCGCTGATTAGCTGGTACGAGCATCTTGGCCGCACCGTTTGCCTTGTACTCTGCAAAAGCCATCGCTTGGTCGATTCCCTCACTCGCCTCTTCACCTTAAACAGGTACATATATAAGATTATTTATGTACGTTTGCGTTTTTGATATATTCTAATAAACATGTAAGAAGAAAGAATCGTGGCCTTAGTAATCAGACGATCGATCGTAGGTTTACATCCACAAATTCTTTTGTTGAATTTAAGTAAGCAAGATTTGACCCGAAGTTCACGGTGCATGAGATTAGGGGAACACCGAAATGTCTAAAAGTCTATAAGTTTTAATGAATCAACCACTCGTTTCCTACTCTTATTCAATATCTTGAAATTGACGTTTCTAAATTGTTTTACAAATTTTCTAAAAATAAGATGTTGATTGGTTCACTTTAGTAGTTATTACATAAAAATATGTGATACCATATTAGGAAATGCGAATGCAACCTAATAATAGCTTTATGTATTAGAAAAAGAGGAAAAATGTCTTTAACACAGAAAGCAACTTATATCGACCATGTCTCCTCCATTATTTGGCCCCGTTAACTTACATTAATTTTGGAATTTTATATTATAAAATGTATAATCTGCACCATATAAAATGAGATACAAAAAATATTAAGTTAAAAAGAATTTAAACTTATAAAATCTAGATTTAGTTCCGGTCTATAAAAATTAGAAAATTCAGATGATGTTCTATTCTGTTTGGTATTAATTTTTTTGGCTCATTTAAAATTCTCAATCAAGATGAATTCTGCATCATTATAGTATATGATAAATTTAAATAGTTTTACATACTATAGTCAAACATACATAAACAATAAAGATTTATAAATTTGAATAAGATAAATTAAACTACCTCTACCTGTGCAGGATGCGAACGTATTTGATAGAAGGATTTTTATGTCACATACACAACGGGTCGTGGCACACTTTACACAACATCATCTTCGGATCAGGAGGCAAGCTCGAGTCGTATCTCGACCATGTTCGTGACCACGTGGACTGTGACGTCACCATATTTCACGGTGGCAAGGATGAGGTCATTCCTGTGGAGTGTAGCTACAGCGTCAAGACCAAAGTGCCACGTGCTACTGTACACGTCATTCCCGACAAAGACCACATCACCATTGTCGTCGGCCGACAAAAGGACTTTGCTCGAGAGCTTGAGCTCATCTGGCAAAGATCCACTACTACTAATAAGTGAATATATATGATGAAACTGAAACTTTTTTTATGAAGTATATAATACCATGTAAACAAAAGAGTATATTTTCATTTTATAGCTGGTTAATATTTTGTTTTGTTTGTGTCTGTTCGAAGAAGAAATGTCAAGACTCTAATTTTGTTTTTTTCCTTTTCTAACAAAGGAGAGTTAAGTAGTGTGCGCAGCCGTACGCTGAAATTGATAGAATAAATTGTAAAATGTGGTTACGTGTTATAGAATAGTCTATTTTGTCGACGTTAGAAGAATTCTGTGATAAAAGATGTGTGCTGGGAATTAGTTTGCATTACATATTTGCATCTAGAAGAGATATGAAACCATAAAATTCAATATATTTTTTTATGCGTTTTTTTGCAACATGTCAAAGAGTCACTCATAAAGTGTTTTTGATCCTAGCTAGTAGTAATAAGGTTAAAAGGTCTTCTTGTTTTTCCTTTTAAAATTTAATACTTTTAGCGTTGTGAAACTCATCTCATAGCTATTACCTAGGATGTTAATTTGGTATTGTTGTGAAATTAGAGAATAGAATCTGTATATTCTTATTTTTATATTATTCATAAATATAAGGAGCCCTTTATATATAGAGAAATACAAGAGAGATAAAAAGAAACACAAATATGGAAAGACTAAAATATGGAAATAGTACAAATCATAGATCTATAAGGAAAAGAGAAACTAGAGTTTTTCTCTCTCTCTCTCATGGCCGCCGACTCTCTCTCTCTCTAAGTATGGGCCGGTTATGGACATCCACAATATGATTTATAACACTTTCCCTTGGATGCCATAACCATACAGAGGTTGTAATACGCTTTAGATGTTGCATCATTAAAACCTTACCAGGAAAACTCAGTGGGACAAAACCATGGTGAAGGAAAAAAAGTACAACACGTATTACTCCCCTGTTCTGAACATCACTGAAGGTCTTTCAGTCTACGCATCCCAATCTGATGCGTAAGCTTTCTGAATGTGCAGGTCAGAAGTGATTTGGTGAACAGGTCGGCTGAGTTGTCACTGGAACGCACTTGGACTACTTGGACCTCGCTGGCTTTCTGAAGCTCGTGCGTGAAGAAGAACTTAGGCAATATGTGCTTCGTCTTGTCTCCTTTGATGTAGCCGTCCTTGAGCTGAGCAATGCAAGCTGCATTGTCCTCATACATGATCGTTGGTGCGTCCTTGCCTTCGGACATCCCACAATCAACTCGGATGTGGTTGGTCATGGACCGTAACCACACAGACTCGCGGTTGGCCTCATGAATGGCTAAGATCTCCGAATGGTTTGAAGATGTGGCCGCGATCGTCTGCTTCATGAAACGCCATGATATGGCCGTTCCACCATGTGTAAACACATAGCCTGTCTGTGATCGAGCATTGTGTGGATCCGAAAGATAACCTCCATCAGTAAAGCCAACTAAACCTTCTTTGTTTTGGTTAGTA
Proteins encoded in this window:
- the LOC106337221 gene encoding uncharacterized protein LOC106337221, which translates into the protein MAIARWLNQTVGLFVFFLLDILDFLLCFTYKTLDFFFESEWKPCYCSSPLEAQAKTRKIIVSERGEYSKVVSMTRTKIHFDEISDTLYSRGPSLLMRLSKLVSSVKCFNYKGVIMRGSVVESCDHNYESKKKISSGNKKRLMTLNSTVVEKSPTTPRWSDCNCSFCTSWLSPSNKDSLFVKVQQPKDNKKARDNVLFIHGFLSSSSFWTETLFPNFSDSAKSNYRLIAVDLLGYGRSPKPNDSLYTLREHLEMIEKSVIAQYKLKKFHIVAHSLGCVLALALTVKHPGAIKSLTLLAPPFYKVPKGVNPAQYVMRKVAPKNIWPPMQFGASLISWYEHLGRTVCLVLCKSHRLVDSLTRLFTLNRMRTYLIEGFLCHIHNGSWHTLHNIIFGSGGKLESYLDHVRDHVDCDVTIFHGGKDEVIPVECSYSVKTKVPRATVHVIPDKDHITIVVGRQKDFARELELIWQRSTTTNK